TAGTGTGCAGCAAattttatattgctttattAGAAAGGCCTGACTGAATTTCTAAGAATGAcaaacataaaagcaaatgagatTTCAAGAGTAAGTAACAGTGCAAAGTGAACAGCCTCACCTCAGAAGGACGCCAAgcaagaaaactaaaataagtAAAACCAGAACCCTGTGAAGCAGTTATTACAGAGTCTGTCTGGATACCGCTCTAATCCTTTGGAAGATGCATTTTGCTGAAGCTCACAAATGCACATATAATCAATGCTGAAAAATTCCAACATGTAATGTAGCAACACTTCCTGTTTGAAGAGCATTCCGTTTCAAGATACAGTATTTGGAGAGGAACTCAAACgtgcaaacacagaaatgtcACTAACTGGCAAGTAGTGGAAAGATAAGAATTTGGAAGCTTTTGAAGTCTTTTAACATAACATAAAACCACAAGGTTATCACAAAGCACTTTGAGGAATATCAGATAACATTATAGGGtgaagtttcttttctcttaagTATCACTAGTTATTTCACTGCCTCTGGAAGATAAATGTGTCACCTGAGCAGGGAATTCAGCTTTGAATTCCATTATTCAGAAAATATGGGCAAAAATCAGAGCATCTAGAAGAGAGCTAGACCATGTAAGACTTAGATAACTTCaactgcaaataaatattttttttttctaaacagaaagaTGCTTATAGTAAGAAtatagctttttaaaagatattatCAGGTTGTTACTATTCTCCAGGTAGTTCGTAGGAAAAAACTCATAGACTTAATCTGGAGTACAGAAGATTTTGCCTAGATACTGAGATAGGCTGGTTACATTCCACCAAAGGTTCCCCCAGAGGCTTTTCAGCTTTGTGTTTCCATGCCatcaaagcagagcaaaagcaCTGCCAGAGAATAATATTAAGTGCATTAATTGCTCTGTTTATCAAGACTTAAGCAAGCACTGGAAGCAAGACATTGCTACACTACTTAACTTCAGAGGACCTAAGCAACCCAAAACAAACGAGTTGCCACATAACAGTACAAAGATATATATGCAAAGAGCTAGGCTGGCTCCAATCccataaaaacacattttaacaAATGCTTAACTTAATTCACAAGCCTTAAATAGAGATTTAATATTATTGTATTATAATCAGTAGCCATAACTTAAGTGTTCTGAAGTCACTGCGCGCAACATGGACAAAGGGACACACTTCAGCCACTGCACAGAGTATCCAAATTTAAAAACCTCTGGGAGCGATGATCTCTTAAGGATTAGACAATACTGCAGCACACAGATTTAGGAGgttcttctccctttcttacAATTACCACACAggagcaacaacaacaacaaccgTGATGCCTTTGATTTTACTGCAGAGAATCATGCACATTAAGCTTAACCCAGGGAATTCACCACCACTATGCACTAGCATAAAGAACAAGCCTTCACCTGGGCCATCAAAGGGCTATGCTTTGCAGCGTCCTCAGTGATAGCTATTACAACCTGTGTGCTGTGAAAGGAATAGAGAGAAAAATACCAGCAAAGGGAGACAAGGGTTTCAGGAAATCCATTTTGAAGCAGAGACGTTCCATGAATGGAAACAAAGGCTGTACGAAAGCAAGCAAAAGACAGGGAACAAGGGTTTCGAGCCCTCctgcatccccatcccaccttACCAGAGAATTTGACCGATGAACTTTCAAGACTGGTTCTGCACCTTCGCCCTTTCTCCCTTGCAAAAGCTGcaacatctgttttctgtatttgctcATGATAAGCTCTAACGCATCCTGATGCTCCTCCAGCGAGACCCACAGCTCTGCAAGACACGGCGCGGCATTGCCACAACCTCCGGTCCGCAGCGGCTGCCCAGAGGCGCTCGGTGCCGGCGGCTGCCCCGCTTCGCACCGGGGCAGCTCAGCCTGGGGCCGGCAGGGGGCGGGGTGGCGAAGGTCCCCTCCCCTGGCCCGGGCCGCCCTCCGGGCGCCGACTGCCACTTCCAGCGGCCCTGCCAGAGGCCGGGCGggcgcgccccccgcccgcctgGGCCCCTCCGGCggcgcgcccccccccgcccggccccgcgcccccccggcTGCCCACAGCAACCCCGGGCGGCGGCTCACCCCGgttctcctgctgcaggtcGCGGATCTGCGTGTTCTCCTGGGACAGCAGCACGTGAGGCCGCAGCCGGGCCGGGTCGGGCCGctccgccgcgccgccggggaCCTGCCGAGACACGGCTGTGggtcccgccgcgccgcccccgcccgcgcccTGCCGAGACACGGCTGTGGgtcccgctgccccccgcccgctcCCACCTTCTCGGCCCACGCCGCGCCCGCCTCCCTCATGGCGGCCACACGCTGGTGCAGCACGGCGGACTGGTCGATGAGCGAGTCGGCCGCGGTGTCGTGCTCCTTCAGCCGCTCCAGCAGCGTCTTCGCGTCCGTC
The window above is part of the Falco biarmicus isolate bFalBia1 chromosome 16, bFalBia1.pri, whole genome shotgun sequence genome. Proteins encoded here:
- the SIKE1 gene encoding suppressor of IKBKE 1 isoform X3, with the translated sequence MSCTIEKILTDAKTLLERLKEHDTAADSLIDQSAVLHQRVAAMREAGAAWAEKVPGGAAERPDPARLRPHVLLSQENTQIRDLQQENRELWVSLEEHQDALELIMSKYRKQMLQLLQGRKGEGAEPVLKVHRSNSLEIESQIDRIREMGEVMRKAIQVDDDQFFKVQEKLAQLELENKELRELLSISKESFEVGREDLPDCEA
- the SIKE1 gene encoding suppressor of IKBKE 1 isoform X4; translation: MSCTIEKILTDAKTLLERLKEHDTAADSLIDQSAVLHQRVAAMREAGAAWAEKVPGGAAERPDPARLRPHVLLSQENTQIRDLQQENRELWVSLEEHQDALELIMSKYRKQMLQLLQGRKGEGAEPVLKVHRSNSLEIESQIDRIREMGEVMRKAIQVDDDQFFKVQEKLAQLEQKY
- the SIKE1 gene encoding suppressor of IKBKE 1 isoform X1, which produces MSCTIEKILTDAKTLLERLKEHDTAADSLIDQSAVLHQRVAAMREAGAAWAEKVPGGAAERPDPARLRPHVLLSQENTQIRDLQQENRELWVSLEEHQDALELIMSKYRKQMLQLLQGRKGEGAEPVLKVHRSNSLEIESQIDRIREMGEVMRKAIQVDDDQFFKVQEKLAQLEVRTDKIAEDRASFGSLETGLSLYMSTIYNDQKFEGGQEMKNMICYFQVLNVCILCIFIDIYVYTKPEAKDNL
- the SIKE1 gene encoding suppressor of IKBKE 1 isoform X2 gives rise to the protein MSCTIEKILTDAKTLLERLKEHDTAADSLIDQSAVLHQRVAAMREAGAAWAEKVPGGAAERPDPARLRPHVLLSQENTQIRDLQQENRELWVSLEEHQDALELIMSKYRKQMLQLLQGRKGEGAEPVLKVHRSNSLEIESQIDRIREMGEVMRKAIQVDDDQFFKVQEKLAQLEIYMYTRSQKQKIIFKGCGSPLASTVLMLMLQNRCFI